The following proteins are encoded in a genomic region of Gossypium hirsutum isolate 1008001.06 chromosome D05, Gossypium_hirsutum_v2.1, whole genome shotgun sequence:
- the LOC107907231 gene encoding uncharacterized protein codes for MENYLFLFSLVLLFGLLPFSSQTPNPKNPNPKPPLTQAHTELINYGFPIGLLPASVTKYTLNQTSGNFAVDLGGTCKVTLPPDNYLATYSKRVTGKIENGKIAELDGIRVRALFKWWSITGIRSSGDNLVFEVGMVTAKYPAKNFDESPLCEGRHSSS; via the coding sequence ATGGAGAATTATCTCTTTCTCTTCTCGCTTGTTCTTCTCTTTGGTCTTTTACCCTTTTCCTctcaaaccccaaaccctaagAACCCCAATCCCAAACCCCCGCTCACCCAGGCACACACCGAGCTTATAAACTATGGTTTTCCGATCGGTCTTCTTCCGGCCTCGGTGACGAAGTACACTCTTAACCAAACATCCGGTAACTTCGCCGTTGATCTCGGTGGCACGTGCAAGGTCACGCTCCCGCCTGACAACTACCTGGCTACTTACTCGAAGCGGGTAACGGGGAAGATTGAAAACGGAAAGATAGCGGAACTCGATGGGATCAGGGTCCGGGCTTTGTTCAAATGGTGGTCCATAACCGGGATTCGATCCAGTGGGGATAATTTGGTCTTTGAAGTTGGGATGGTTACGGCTAAATATCCTGCTAAGAACTTCGATGAAAGCCCTCTCTGTGAAGGCCGTCATTCGTCTTCTTAA
- the LOC107907232 gene encoding VIN3-like protein 1 isoform X1 translates to MDLEDKYLAKVSGIQSLSSSVQSTPEKHGHSDDASRSPELLQEFLKSGPRKELLRTCFHKEKKSSASSKSKMSEVVKLGNKIIKKPDLRKVSSTANSQSSARKQNRKGENPIRVLPATEQSSDHGFSSSWICKNSACRAILSIDDTFCKRCSCCICHLFDDNKDPSLWLVCSSESGEGDYCGLSCHIECALQREKVGVVDLGQLMQLDGSYCCASCGKVSGILGSWKKQLMIAREARRLDVLCYRIYLSYRLLDKTSRFTELHEFVKDAKAKLETEVGPVNGVSAKMARGIVSRLSVAGDIQKLCSLAIEKANEWLVTMSNTNPKCQDSRPAACRFLFEEVTSSSVVIILIELSTASSDDIKGYKLWYFKSRDETHTKEPSSVFPRTQRRILISNLQPCTEYTFRIVSYTEAGDLGHSEAKCFTKSVEIIHKNPTSAAVMCQKNVNHLTEGSSKELTAVGSSGFKVRDLGKILRLALAQEQGCFEGFCSADIEKCCGAIKNIKPETREEDHMPSVSRGLDLNVVSVPDLNEELTPPFESSRDEDNGCTLELAVEADDDAASLEIEKNRLARSHGSGDSQTWTNGATGEVPAVDSHTELCRKRAANSNEETHDCDSTLINGSPFRITNDSGSLDENFEYCVKVIRSLECEGHINQEFRLKLLTWFSLRSTEQERRVVNTFIQTLIDDPNSLAGQLVDSFSDIISSKRPRNGFCSKLWH, encoded by the exons ATGGATTTAGAAGATAAATACCTTGCTAAAG TTTCTGGCATACAAAGTCTTTCTTCCAGTGTGCAAAGTACTCCAGAGAAACATGGCCATTCAGATGATGCTTCGAGAAGTCCAGAACTCCTGCAAGAATTCCTGAAATCTGGTCCAAGAAAGGAGCTTCTTCGAACCTGTTTTCATAAAGAGAAGAAAAGTTCAGCTTCTTCAAAGAGCAAAATGTCTGAAGTTGTAAAGTTGGGTAACAAGATCATCAAAAAGCCTGACTTGAGAAAGGTTTCATCCACTGCCAACAGTCAGTCTTCTGCTAGGAAGCAAAACAGAAAGGGGGAGAACCCAATAAGGGTGCTCCCAGCTACTGAGCAGTCTTCAGACCATGGATTTTCTAGCTCATGGATATGTAAAAATTCTGCTTGCAGAGCTATTCTTTCCATAGATGACACATTTTGTAAGAGATGCTCCTGTTGTATCTGTCACTTATTTGATGACAACAAGGACCCAAGTCTTTGGTTGGTATGTTCCTCTGAATCTGGTGAGGGAGATTATTGTGGGTTGTCATGCCATATTGAATGTGCTCTTCAACGTGAGAAGGTGGGGGTTGTTGATCTTGGACAATTGATGCAACTAGATGGTAGCTATTGTTGTGCTTCTTGTGGTAAAGTTTCAGGTATACTCGG ATCTTGGAAGAAGCAGCTAATGATAGCTAGGGAAGCTCGCCGCCTGGATGTACTTTGTTATAGGATATACTTGAGTTACAGGCTCCTAGATAAGACTTCTCGCTTTACAGAACTGCATGAGTTTGTGAAAGATGCAAAGGCCAAACTAGAAACAGAAGTGGGCCCTGTAAATGGAGTTTCTGCTAAAATGGCTCGGGGAATTGTGAGCCGGCTTTCTGTTGCCGGTGACATACAGAAACTATGCTCACTTGCAATTGAAAAAGCAAATGAATGGCTGGTGACCATGTCTAATACTAACCCAAAGTGCCAAG ATTCACGTCCTGCTGCTTGCAGGTTTCTATTTGAAGAAGTGACATCGTCATCTGTTGTAATTATTCTAATTGAACTGTCTACTGCATCATCTGATGATATTAAGGGCTATAAGCTCTGGTATTTCAAGAGTAGAGATGAGACACATACAAAAGAACCTAGTTCCGTCTTTCCAAGAACTCAGAGAAGGATTTTGATATCTAATTTGCAGCCCTGTACTGAGTACACGTTTCGAATTGTTTCTTACACTGAAGCGGGTGATTTGGGCCATTCTGAGGCTAAATGTTTCACCAAGAGTGTAGAGATAATTCACAAGAATCCTACTTCAGCAGCTGTGATGTGTCAGAAGAATGTGAATCACCTTACTGAAGGAAGTTCGAAGGAGCTCACAGCAGTTGGTTCTTCTGGATTTAAAGTTCGAGACCTTGGGAAAATCCTGCGTCTTGCTTTAGCTCAAGAGCAAGGCTGCTTTGAAGGATTTTGCAGTGCTGATATAGAAAAATGCTGTGGagcaataaaaaatattaagccTGAAACTCGAGAAGAGGATCATATGCCATCTGTTTCACGTGGACTTGACTTAAATGTTGTCTCAGTACCTGATCTAAATGAAGAACTAACTCCTCCATTTGAATCCTCGAGGGATGAAGATAATGGTTGCACTTTAGAGCTGGCTGTGGAGGCGGATGACGATGCTGCTTCGCTTGAAATAGAGAAGAACAGGCTAGCAAGATCACATGGTAGTGGAGATTCCCAGACCTGGACTAATGGGGCGACAGGGGAAGTGCCTGCTGTGGATTCTCATACCGAGTTGTGCAGGAAAAGAGCAGCAAACTCAAATGAAGAGACACATGACTGTGATAGTACTCTTATAAATGGCTCGCCATTCCGAATCACCAATGATTCAGGTTCCTTGGATGAGAATTTCGAGTACTGTGTTAAGGTAATCAGATCACTAGAATGCGAGGGTCATATCAACCAGGAATTCAGACTGAAATTACTAACATGGTTTAGCTTGAGGTCAACAGAGCAAGAACGCAGGGTGGTcaacacattcattcaaacactGATCGATGATCCAAATAGCTTGGCAGGGCAGTTAGTTGACTCATTTTCAGATATCATATCTAGCAAGAGGCCTCGAAATGGATTTTGTAGTAAGCTATGGCACTAA
- the LOC107907232 gene encoding VIN3-like protein 1 isoform X2: MSEVVKLGNKIIKKPDLRKVSSTANSQSSARKQNRKGENPIRVLPATEQSSDHGFSSSWICKNSACRAILSIDDTFCKRCSCCICHLFDDNKDPSLWLVCSSESGEGDYCGLSCHIECALQREKVGVVDLGQLMQLDGSYCCASCGKVSGILGSWKKQLMIAREARRLDVLCYRIYLSYRLLDKTSRFTELHEFVKDAKAKLETEVGPVNGVSAKMARGIVSRLSVAGDIQKLCSLAIEKANEWLVTMSNTNPKCQDSRPAACRFLFEEVTSSSVVIILIELSTASSDDIKGYKLWYFKSRDETHTKEPSSVFPRTQRRILISNLQPCTEYTFRIVSYTEAGDLGHSEAKCFTKSVEIIHKNPTSAAVMCQKNVNHLTEGSSKELTAVGSSGFKVRDLGKILRLALAQEQGCFEGFCSADIEKCCGAIKNIKPETREEDHMPSVSRGLDLNVVSVPDLNEELTPPFESSRDEDNGCTLELAVEADDDAASLEIEKNRLARSHGSGDSQTWTNGATGEVPAVDSHTELCRKRAANSNEETHDCDSTLINGSPFRITNDSGSLDENFEYCVKVIRSLECEGHINQEFRLKLLTWFSLRSTEQERRVVNTFIQTLIDDPNSLAGQLVDSFSDIISSKRPRNGFCSKLWH; the protein is encoded by the exons ATGTCTGAAGTTGTAAAGTTGGGTAACAAGATCATCAAAAAGCCTGACTTGAGAAAGGTTTCATCCACTGCCAACAGTCAGTCTTCTGCTAGGAAGCAAAACAGAAAGGGGGAGAACCCAATAAGGGTGCTCCCAGCTACTGAGCAGTCTTCAGACCATGGATTTTCTAGCTCATGGATATGTAAAAATTCTGCTTGCAGAGCTATTCTTTCCATAGATGACACATTTTGTAAGAGATGCTCCTGTTGTATCTGTCACTTATTTGATGACAACAAGGACCCAAGTCTTTGGTTGGTATGTTCCTCTGAATCTGGTGAGGGAGATTATTGTGGGTTGTCATGCCATATTGAATGTGCTCTTCAACGTGAGAAGGTGGGGGTTGTTGATCTTGGACAATTGATGCAACTAGATGGTAGCTATTGTTGTGCTTCTTGTGGTAAAGTTTCAGGTATACTCGG ATCTTGGAAGAAGCAGCTAATGATAGCTAGGGAAGCTCGCCGCCTGGATGTACTTTGTTATAGGATATACTTGAGTTACAGGCTCCTAGATAAGACTTCTCGCTTTACAGAACTGCATGAGTTTGTGAAAGATGCAAAGGCCAAACTAGAAACAGAAGTGGGCCCTGTAAATGGAGTTTCTGCTAAAATGGCTCGGGGAATTGTGAGCCGGCTTTCTGTTGCCGGTGACATACAGAAACTATGCTCACTTGCAATTGAAAAAGCAAATGAATGGCTGGTGACCATGTCTAATACTAACCCAAAGTGCCAAG ATTCACGTCCTGCTGCTTGCAGGTTTCTATTTGAAGAAGTGACATCGTCATCTGTTGTAATTATTCTAATTGAACTGTCTACTGCATCATCTGATGATATTAAGGGCTATAAGCTCTGGTATTTCAAGAGTAGAGATGAGACACATACAAAAGAACCTAGTTCCGTCTTTCCAAGAACTCAGAGAAGGATTTTGATATCTAATTTGCAGCCCTGTACTGAGTACACGTTTCGAATTGTTTCTTACACTGAAGCGGGTGATTTGGGCCATTCTGAGGCTAAATGTTTCACCAAGAGTGTAGAGATAATTCACAAGAATCCTACTTCAGCAGCTGTGATGTGTCAGAAGAATGTGAATCACCTTACTGAAGGAAGTTCGAAGGAGCTCACAGCAGTTGGTTCTTCTGGATTTAAAGTTCGAGACCTTGGGAAAATCCTGCGTCTTGCTTTAGCTCAAGAGCAAGGCTGCTTTGAAGGATTTTGCAGTGCTGATATAGAAAAATGCTGTGGagcaataaaaaatattaagccTGAAACTCGAGAAGAGGATCATATGCCATCTGTTTCACGTGGACTTGACTTAAATGTTGTCTCAGTACCTGATCTAAATGAAGAACTAACTCCTCCATTTGAATCCTCGAGGGATGAAGATAATGGTTGCACTTTAGAGCTGGCTGTGGAGGCGGATGACGATGCTGCTTCGCTTGAAATAGAGAAGAACAGGCTAGCAAGATCACATGGTAGTGGAGATTCCCAGACCTGGACTAATGGGGCGACAGGGGAAGTGCCTGCTGTGGATTCTCATACCGAGTTGTGCAGGAAAAGAGCAGCAAACTCAAATGAAGAGACACATGACTGTGATAGTACTCTTATAAATGGCTCGCCATTCCGAATCACCAATGATTCAGGTTCCTTGGATGAGAATTTCGAGTACTGTGTTAAGGTAATCAGATCACTAGAATGCGAGGGTCATATCAACCAGGAATTCAGACTGAAATTACTAACATGGTTTAGCTTGAGGTCAACAGAGCAAGAACGCAGGGTGGTcaacacattcattcaaacactGATCGATGATCCAAATAGCTTGGCAGGGCAGTTAGTTGACTCATTTTCAGATATCATATCTAGCAAGAGGCCTCGAAATGGATTTTGTAGTAAGCTATGGCACTAA